From Taeniopygia guttata chromosome 3, bTaeGut7.mat, whole genome shotgun sequence:
ATCTTCTTAACGCCTAAAACCAGGACATGTGCACTCAGACTCCCCTCAGAATTCTGCTCTTCTGCAAAACACTCGCATAAAGAACTCCTTGAAGGGGTTTTACATTCATAAAGACATCAAGTGCATACtgcttttataaattttatttgcagTACCCAAAGAAAGGTTTTGCACAGCAATTTTTGTTATTAGAAATCTAAACtaatttctctgctgctttgctttgggAATGAGTTCTTTATttggaaagataaaaaaaagaagactggATTACTCAATATAGGGCTATTCCACTTTCTTAGCTTTTTGAATTGTATTCTTTTAACTAGTTAATTTCAAAGGTAAGAAACAGCAAGAGCATCTTCAGCTGTCTTAGCTATTATCCAAATAACCTTGTTTCAGCTGAAAACAACTTTCAATTAGAAATGTTCCCAGCTGTAGAACATTAACACATCTGACTGGCCAGACCAAACAGTTTATGGAACAAACCAGAATAATTTATGGACAAATTCACAATTACAAGTAAAGCATCATGACAGGACAGTTCAAAACCTGATTCAGCTAAGATATCTGGGTCAAACAGAAAGCATGAAGTCAGTGCCATGCTGATCACAACCACATGACACTGCAGTGATACAGGGACAGGCAGTTTCAGGACACGCTTCCTAAGATCATGATTTTAAATACCCAATAGGAACTCAAGTGAAAACAAAAGATCTTTTCCTCACCTCTGCTGGAAATCCCAAAGAAACACATACAGCATAACAGGGTTAAGGTATGCAAAACCAAGTGAAGAATTTGTCCTACCTTCATTAGTTACAGGAGAAATATTTCCTGGCTTGCTTAAAAATGAagcaaaggaaagcagaaaaaaagaaaaaaggctggCATAGACAGATAGCCATGTGACACAACTACCTGCTTAGCAGGCACAGTGCTGGTGCAaagtaaatgcaaataaattaaaactcaCTTTTCAGAGTCATCCCATGGACTGCAGCTCACATGAAGATGGAGGGGCTGTGGGTCAATCCTCTGTCTCTCTCCCATACATGCTCGTGTCCTCAGACCACTCCTGATGAGACTTCACGGGTGTGGGTAAGCAGTTCTACCATGGGAGCTCCCTCTTGAAGTGTTGCTGGACCTTTCCCCTCTTTAAAGCTACTGGGAAGCGATCTCACCTTCCCAGAAAGAGCCCAAATCCCAGAAGCTCCCCAGTCCTTCAGCACACCATTGACCCCTGATTCTCCACAGGTGGGGTCTATCtctgaggggagcagggcagcctgccacagctgccctgCGTAACAGCCATCAGGAACCATCACCTTTATACCACCCTTGTCATAGAGGAGCCGGGTTTTTCTTTGTCCATGCCTTCTTTGAGGTCAGCTCTCTGGCTAGCCCATCTCCAGGGTGCCTGTCCCTCCTGAAGCACtcagagcaaaaggaaaaaccccattttcccagCACCTTTCCCAGGACTAGGTTTTGCTGACAGCCCTAGCACTCCTCCCTGGCTCCAGGTTTCACTAAACTCAGCGATTTTTCCGCACCCTCGAGCAGCCTTCGTGAGGGCTCTCAACATGGCTCCCCGTGAGGTACCTCAGGAGCTCAGGGGGCAGCGCCTGGCTCCTACAGCTGCTCCAGGCCTGTGGCGGCTCTCCTTAAATGCATCTAAAAAAGGGCAAAATGACACTTGGCAGCAAGGAATTTAGGGGAGAAGAGTGGGAAACAGCAGGAGAGGCTTATCTGGACACAGGAGGTTTTTCatcccattttctccctctgTTGAGCTGAGGCGTGAGCAAGTGGCTGGGCAGGCGTGTGGCAGGAGGAATATTAGTTACAAAGATTAGTAAGTGAGGGCGGAATAGTTTTGCTTCTGGCTCTTAAATGAGTCACAAAGTCTTCCAAGAACTGAAGGTACCAGAGTCCCTACAATTTCCTGAAAGAATCATTCAGCCATTACCCGAGTACAGCATCCATCAGCAGGGACTGCATAGCCCACATGCAAATGGTGACTCAGGGTCCTTCGGAGTCATTGCCACAGATTAGGGAACTCAGTTTCCCCCAAACCTCACAGTTCTTTTATCAGGGATAATGCATCAGTCCACCAATGTCCTAAAGCCTTAAAGAGACTAGATTTAATGGATTATAAAAAGAAGGTTACCAATCAGGAATAGCTGTTGACATCGCAGTGCTGCCACACAAATGCTTAGCAGACATCACATAATAGTAtttaatcaaaaaaaaaaaaaaaaaaaaaggcaagcagcTAGTATTCAATGTGTACctgaagagacagaaaataacAAGGATACTAGTAATGAGTTTCCAGAAGGCAGACACAAACAGCTGGGGTCTTCCAGGCACATGATAAAAGCTTGAATAAAAGCTTTTCATGTGCAATCAGATTTAAAAGCAagctatgaaaataaaatgtttaatgaTTAGGTCAAGCAGCCCAATCCTGGAACCTGTTCCGCAATTAATTTTATTGGTGCCTGGAATAATGACATGGTGTCTCTACTTAGAAACACTGCAACTTCATTTCTGCTTCCAGCATAGAGAATAAATTTGTATATGTGTTTGAGCTGATGATGTGCAAGACTAATTTAAACCAGGCAATGCATACAGACAAAAAGCAAAGGTATTTCTTAAGTGAGAATTTAAGATCACAGTGTCACTGTTCAAAAAGTTATTCATTAGTACTGTGCAACCTGTCTCTGCTGGTCGTACTTACAATAATGGATAAAAGGTACTAACATTCTAGACTACCCATTGTAATATGGTTTCTCAAAACGTCTGGCTGGCAGATTGCAAGCATGCTGGCGGCAGTCCCTTTGCAATAAAGTCAGACTGTTGCTGCATCTTCAGAACAGCAGTAAATGATCCAGTTGAAGTTCTTCCTATGAAATTGACTGACTCAAAGacattgatttttctgagaTTGAAGAGTGTAATACTTACATGACTCAGTTCACATGGCACTGCTGAAAATGGGATAAATACCATTTTGCTAACCAGCACAGCAAAATAAGGGCACAAATAAAACTCAAGAGTAGAGGTTTTGGGTAAGGTGAATTGTTTTGTTCAtgctctgctgtgcttgtgaTATTCCAGGCACTATTTTCCTTACAAGCTTTGACAGCAATCAGTACTCTCCTTATTGGGACAGATCTAACACTGTAGTGGCTGCTCagcctaaaaaaacccaaacacttgaatgaaaaaaaccaaaacaaaaaaccagtgTAACACTACCAATATAGTAAGGTTAAATTTCCCAAAATCACAAATCTGTTTCTAGCCTGTCTCCAAGGATTAGCACCATACAACTATCCACTCTGAACAGCAGAGCACAGACTCTGAAGACATGATACAGTAAGGATTGCTGACATGTCTGACGTTGCTGATCTTGAATTTCAACCATTCCTGAACAGCTTTAAGGTcacatttctctgtgtgtgtgtgtgtgcatgtgtactGAAGATGTAAAGCAATAAATCAGATTACTGGTAGCAACAGTGATGTACGGTTGCAGGAACTTCAGAGAACAAGAAAATGCATCCATGTTcaatatagagaaaaaaaagtggtgTTTTacccagaaaaataattaaaggagTCCACATAAATTCTGATCAAAGTTCTCATAATGAAATGACTCTAATATTGTAGCAAGGATTtgagtaattttaaaatgtcttttttcctgTGCAGCAAGTAGTTTTTCACTTAACATCTGGATCTTAGAACTCTTCACCCACAAATCTTTGTTCCCATTTTACAGATAGGAGAATGACAGAAAAAGATCTCAGATATGGCTCAGAGTGACTCTACAAATTCACAGGTAAGAAGCAGAATCAATGAAAAACAGGTATTACGTATTCTTAACCAATGCCAAATTAATAACATTAAATGGTGCATCTCCTTGAAATAGGTCacaataaatagaaataaagatCTCTTAattaaatcagtattttcagGTCTTCACTTTGAAGCTTTAAGCATCAAATGGGAACAGAAATACCAAACCAATACTCAACTGAGGAGCAGCTATATTACCCTGGCATCTTACTTAAATACACTGACCTGAGTGATTTTAATATcaacatttctttatttctccttttaggcCTGGAGCACGAACATAGCTGAAAAGGCTGGAAATGAATGTTCATACTTTCTGTGCATCATCAGTAGAATTATCAAAGTTTAACTTAATCTGAGCAATCTGTGGAAGTCAGACATGACCGAGGTCATGATCAGAAAACAATTGTCTCCTAATACTTAACGTAGTGCTAATTTTTCCCACTGAATTTGAAATGCCAAGAGGAACAGGAATAAAACCATAGTGGCTTCTCAGAGGCATTACAGCTGAGGATATTTCATTCTGTCAGCTTTAAAACATAGGGGGACACTTACGCATTTTTGCACCCACATTAGAAAACATCAAGTTCAAAAAAGTTACTTTATGCTGCTGTTAGATTAAGTCAAAATTCTTTTTACttggattttaaaaagtatccAAAGTTGCACTCCTCCTATGTTACCCTTTAAAGATGAGGCAATACTAAACACTAAAGGTTCAAGCCTGCTGTAGTACAACTGAGAACTGAACCTATATTGTCCATAAACAGCAGAGCAAGCTTCTTATTTATCCTTTTCAGTCACAGTAGGAGGCATAAATTCATTGTTATTAAAATTACCTATATATGAAAAAGGCTTTAGTTCAGGTACAAATGAATTTTGAGCTACTTaccaaaaatgacatttaattatttcatttttttaatctgtgacTTTCCTTTCCGAGGAGAATAAAAACCATTGTCAGCTCTGATTCAAAACCTGTGATTCGACCTTCAGACACCAAGACAAAAGAACACTCACAACTACTTCTACTTgaatattgttttaattttcacttcACAGCTGTAGTCACTAAACTCAACATTTTCCACACTGCATAACAAGCTGCTATTATAGGAAGTAAAACAGTATAATTCAGCACTCTGAGCTGGAGAATCATAATTAGATGAAGTATTACCAAGATTCTTCTGTGCCTTAAGATATGCACCATCATTTGGCTTCATTATTCCTGATGTCGCCATATAGTTCATGGCATATGGGAAGACCGAGATATAAAAGCAGCTTTATTAGCTTTCAAACCAGCTTTCGGCAGCCTCCATTCTCAACCCTTGTAACACTCTTGCACAAGTCCCCAAAGGATGCCTTTCAGCACTGAAGCAATCATTTCAGGTCATAAAAAGATAAAGAGCTTTAAAtaactcttaatttttttttccccagtgagaAAATGATTACTTATGTTCTCAAAATTAAAAGGACTTTGTACAAAAGGTCTGAAAGGATCTGGTTTTAATTACATATTTCAAAACTGAGTTATACATAACAATTCTACTGCTTATATgcagtaaataaatatattaaaaatttaagagaccaagaaaaaaaacaagcagactAGACGGCAACTGACTCGGATGTTTTCTGGAAGTGCACCATCAATGATTTGTCCCTTGTGACTGAAAAcaaagagggagaagaaaagtgGCAAAGAAAATGAGCTTAAGTAAGAAAATGTAGCATCCTTTTTGATCTTGCATGCAAGCTGAGAATGAGAAAAAGTTTTGATCATTCAGTCTAGAGTCTTATTTAAAGATCAAAACAAGTCTATGCAGCTTAAAGCCTTACTTCATTAAAAGAAGCCATGCACAGTCAAAGAGCTAATTGAATGGTAAGGTGGACATTCTTTCTTGCAGCATTGCTTAAATGATAGAAACTTTATTATAGACTGCCCTGTATTCCCCAGAAGACAATCAAGGTCCACTTGACAAGAGTTTTTTCCATCCAGTGTGCTAGTTCTTTTCAAATCTTCCATTACCTACCTGCTACCTTAAGAATTATAGGTTGAGTTTTATAACTTGttaaataaattacatataCAAATTTAAATCTGTCACCCATTTAGAAATAGAAACTGCATATACATATAATATACACAGACAAAAACTTAAggacaaaattaaaaacaagtgACTCAACCTATCTGCTAAGCCTTTTTTAcctacaaaattaaaaataccagtGATAAATTCTGCTGCAATATAAAAGTCTCTTTGAATGTGTAAAGCTTTTGCTGAGACTGTATAAATCCTAACACACAACATGTTTTCTCAGCAAGTGAAtctatttttcccattcctttgAAGATGCCACAGAGCTAACCAACATCCAAAACTTTCCTTACTGCAGAGGGAACAGGCTGAACATTTGAAAATGCTTGAGAGCACAACAGGTTAACAATGAGAAGAGTATTCAATGGCCAGCTGttgaatttaaaatttccaTCTGCTGTCCACATTTTGGccttttcaaatgttttaacACATTATACGTTACCCTGCCTTCAAATCAGTGTTGTCTTGCTATATAACACAAATCACATAAAATCAGAGCTAATTTTGATCTTCAATTATGTATGAGAGATCCAAAATCAGGTTGGCTGTCTCCAGAGCTACTTGCAGGCCACTGCACTTGGCAGCAAAGCAATCCAGAGTCCGGAGATCAGCAACCTTTACTGAGGGCTCTTTAGGACAGCCCTGTAAAATGGGAGTGCTAGACTGGCCTTCCAaaaagctccagctgaggtCCTCTGTGTTGTCATTCACCCCGCAGCTGCATTTTGATACTAAATCTGACCACCTGGAGGCACAGGGAGAACCTGAGGGAACAAACCAACAGTGTCCATAAACCATATCTGTCAGAACTTCTTCACCATCATGACTCAGAGAGCGAGCTACAGTCTCCAGGGAACGGCAAAACCCGTCAGCAACCAATTGGTACTGTGTCTGAGAACAACCCAGGTCTTTGAAAGTGCTGGCAGGCAGACTAGAACTctaaaaaagaaaccagaacCAGGAAAGCAAAGTTAGAGCACAgtttcacagaaataatttaaagcaTGTATCatactgctgcttttttttccccccaaaacagATGGTTCATTTCTAactaaaaaatgtttaattatcCCACAATAGGACAGAGTCAAAGTGTCTGCATGATCATCTTCCCATATAAAAACTCTACATATTTTCAACACTTCAAAACATGCAGTTACTACAACAGATACCTACAGAAAGGTCAACAAGTACAAATATAGTGTTAAGTTTAAAAGACAGAATTAAAACTGAGTGCTTCAAATAGACCCCTTAATTTTATATTAGTAGTTAGAAAAAATGCCACATTAATCTAGAAAGTTTTACTGTTGCTCTGATTAAATAAGAATAAATTCTTATTTCTTAAGTATATTAAGCATCTTTAAAACCCTTACGTCTTACATACCTTATGTCTTATGTATGAAGCCAGGTGAGTTTCTGTGCAGCCTCCTCCTAACAATGCCAAAGGTTCCTTCACTGTTAACTGTAACACATGTTCTGCAGTTTCACAGACCCGCTGAAAATCACATGAAATTCTTGTAAGACATACCACGATTAATAGGATTTGTCCCCATTGAAAAAAAACTACCGGAATAAAATCTTCAGCAGTGTCTTGTACAGATTCCAAGAACTTGAATTACAAGTGGATATAAAGCTGCTGAGAGATTTCCAAGACCATGTTCACTTAATGAGAAATTGTCTTTATTTGTCCGCACTATGGAgaggcagaaataaaaagctCCATTTTAATCCTTCCTTTTCCAAAACAGGGCTATATATAAAAATTCAGTCAGTATCAATGACATTTCCAGACCAACTGTTCAATGCAAAACAATGCTTAACTATCATTATATGTGTTGCTACTGGCGTTTTGATCTTTATCTTCTCATACACcaagtaatgaaaatatttatccaGCACTGGCCTCAAGAACAGGTGAAACATGTACCTGCCCCTATACAACTTACTGTATTAAAACAGAGGTATTAAATGAACATAAGCACTTCAAGGATTTTGAAATTCTGGAAACATGCGAACTTAATTTATGTACTGAAAAAAACAATGTTTCTAAGATCAATCTATTTAATATTTCCcagtatttttccattaaaaacatGACTTTCCAAGAAAAGACTAAGAAAATTTGCCTACCTTCAACTCATCCCATGCTGTTTCACTTCTGTTACAGAGTATCAGGCTGCAGATAACTGTGTCTTCAGGAATTAGATGTAGAAAATGCTTTGAAGCAAAACTCTCAATGCACAAATCTTTCAAACTGCCATAACAGCCAGGAGACAACGAATGTATGGAAGCTATAGGCTGTGAACCTGTCaattaaaaaggagaaaacagtaTGTAGTACCATCAGAACAGCTAGCTGATGCATTTCATAAAGCATAAACTTTATTCCTCTTGGCTTTTTAACTTATATATACTGTTCAATACCTGTCATTTCAATTCACACAGGAAATCACAGAAACCAACACATTTTAACTGCAAGACTTTGTGGCAAATTGAGATTAAAAAAccaattttttcatttgtcttgaatcaatttgaaaataaactgGAATTGGATATCCCTCATGCAGCAAGCAGTAATAACACCTGTGGTATGCCACCATCAGGGCCTGCACAGAAGACCTATTAATCTTGAAAAATGGTTTTTAGACTAGAAAAGAGCAACTCTTGCTCAGTGGCTAAGGTAGAGGAAAAGAAGAGGCCTTCCTCTGCAATGACACCACCCCAGGTGATGCTCTCCTAATGACAACTCCTGGACAATGGTTTAGGCAGAGAACTGGCCTGTTACCTGTCACACGCCTCAGGGGCTCCATCAgagacagcccagccctgtccacAGCCACAACACCGTTCTCCTTCAGGTACTGCTTCAAGGAGGGATGCATCACCTTCTGGCACAGCACAAGGCCCACCTCATCCTTAACCAGCTGCTGCCCCATACTGAGCAACTGATTCAGCTCTGACACTTCCAGAGAAACTCTGTGATGGACCACTATAGTTCCTTCCTCAGGGTTAGAGCCGTCACCTGACATGGACACACTGAAAAGTGCAATCTTGATCACGTTTGAACCAGTCCTTTTGACAGAAAGTGGTTTTCCCAATTGGATTTCTGGCACTTCTATCAGCAGTCCAGGAAGAACTGCAGAATCCACAACTCTTCTACCTTTCACAGGTATTACCACACACTTCCCTAAAACAGCATTAGTCTCAACATGACATGGAACAGTAAATACAAAAGCCTTTAAAACCAGCGAGGTGAGATGATCAACTTCAGTTTTATTAAGCATGCAAGCAGGTTTGCTTGTTAAAATGCTCCGTACCAAACAAACAAGAGTCTCAAGACTGCTAAAATCCACAGACACCCGGC
This genomic window contains:
- the MKKS gene encoding molecular chaperone MKKS gives rise to the protein MSRLEAKKPPLFTSKPLTRDAVSQSLSLLSGILKSSYGPAGRLKQLHNGVGGCVCATSQSSALLGHLSVSQPVLRVLTASVRNHVSRFSDCGLFTAILCCGFIENFRSLNVAPFTVIQISKHLLSLCMDHLKSEACGCRVSVDFSSLETLVCLVRSILTSKPACMLNKTEVDHLTSLVLKAFVFTVPCHVETNAVLGKCVVIPVKGRRVVDSAVLPGLLIEVPEIQLGKPLSVKRTGSNVIKIALFSVSMSGDGSNPEEGTIVVHHRVSLEVSELNQLLSMGQQLVKDEVGLVLCQKVMHPSLKQYLKENGVVAVDRAGLSLMEPLRRVTGSQPIASIHSLSPGCYGSLKDLCIESFASKHFLHLIPEDTVICSLILCNRSETAWDELKRVCETAEHVLQLTVKEPLALLGGGCTETHLASYIRHKSSSLPASTFKDLGCSQTQYQLVADGFCRSLETVARSLSHDGEEVLTDMVYGHCWFVPSGSPCASRWSDLVSKCSCGVNDNTEDLSWSFLEGQSSTPILQGCPKEPSVKVADLRTLDCFAAKCSGLQVALETANLILDLSYIIEDQN